The sequence AAAGTTCGTGAGCATTTGCACTCGCACGATTGTCCAGGCACAGCTGTTGTACTCCATGGACGTCAGGTACTGCACGAGGTTGAAGTAATAGTTCTTCAGGTGAGGAACGGTCATGTCTCCCGTAGTGAAGTTTTTCCTCCGCATGATTTCCTTCTGGATTGGCTCCAGATGGTCCATCTGCCCTTGGAGTTCCACAAGGAGGTCCTCAATGACAGTCTCAGACCAGCCAGTGCTGGAGAAGTCTGTGGTGAGAATTCCGAAGATCTGCTGGAGCATCTCATAGATGACCAATACGGCATCTTCCTTCCGGAACTGCTGTGCTTGCCTCATCTCCTCAGGGACCTGGAAGTCCATCCTGACCTCGAGGCAATG is a genomic window of Cervus canadensis isolate Bull #8, Minnesota chromosome 14, ASM1932006v1, whole genome shotgun sequence containing:
- the LOC122453397 gene encoding interferon beta-2-like → MTYRCLLQIVLLLCFSTTALSTNYSLLRFQQRRSVAVCQKLLRQLPSTPQHCLEVRMDFQVPEEMRQAQQFRKEDAVLVIYEMLQQIFGILTTDFSSTGWSETVIEDLLVELQGQMDHLEPIQKEIMRRKNFTTGDMTVPHLKNYYFNLVQYLTSMEYNSCAWTIVRVQMLTNFAFLKSLTGYLHD